The following coding sequences lie in one Thalassoglobus polymorphus genomic window:
- a CDS encoding A24 family peptidase — translation MDTVTAIATIALVATAALWDFRENRIPNWLTLSAIPVGIVWNTWMGGFAGFQMSLAGFAVGFGILFILFAIGGGGGGDVKLMGALGAWVGVQTIITVFLLATAMIFLLLVFSAMMKTISQNAKTGKHTVAFALPVFVATTVLVLAKVCVAAG, via the coding sequence ATGGATACTGTCACCGCCATCGCCACGATCGCTCTTGTCGCCACAGCTGCGCTTTGGGACTTCAGAGAAAACCGCATCCCCAACTGGCTCACACTTTCCGCAATTCCTGTTGGAATTGTCTGGAACACCTGGATGGGCGGATTCGCAGGCTTCCAGATGTCGCTGGCCGGCTTCGCAGTCGGTTTTGGAATTCTCTTTATCCTCTTCGCGATTGGCGGAGGTGGAGGCGGCGATGTCAAACTGATGGGAGCTTTGGGAGCATGGGTCGGAGTCCAGACAATCATCACTGTCTTTTTACTCGCTACAGCGATGATCTTCTTACTCCTCGTCTTCAGTGCCATGATGAAAACCATCTCGCAGAACGCGAAAACAGGGAAGCATACCGTCGCATTTGCTCTTCCAGTCTTCGTGGCGACAACTGTGCTGGTTCTTGCGAAAGTCTGTGTGGCTGCGGGGTAA
- a CDS encoding TadE/TadG family type IV pilus assembly protein has protein sequence MLRVRQHNRSTSGHERSGSVTLEFIIAFPIVFIAGLAIVEFFFLILVIEGGTTALHEGTRKAAELYPSTFPLDLAGDDDDIADKVVAVINQHLNVYNIEVVDSANGLATDDPKKQNATVIIERNGMTVTRPAGGSLNQSGNVIGCSRTGPPPDIDEVVVTLCFEFVDSADPSGIDGPVPDWLASFGFSLAGSKFEMTSRASLE, from the coding sequence TTGTTACGTGTTCGGCAACATAATCGATCGACCTCAGGTCACGAACGAAGCGGTTCAGTGACTCTGGAGTTCATTATTGCGTTCCCGATTGTCTTTATCGCCGGGCTCGCAATTGTCGAATTCTTCTTTCTCATCCTCGTCATCGAGGGTGGAACAACTGCTTTGCACGAAGGGACTCGAAAAGCCGCCGAATTATATCCCTCAACGTTTCCGCTGGATCTTGCTGGTGACGACGACGACATTGCCGATAAGGTTGTCGCAGTCATTAACCAACACTTAAATGTCTATAACATTGAAGTCGTCGATTCAGCGAATGGTCTCGCCACCGATGACCCCAAAAAACAAAACGCGACAGTCATAATAGAGCGAAACGGAATGACAGTGACCCGCCCAGCAGGTGGTTCACTAAATCAGTCCGGGAACGTGATTGGCTGTTCAAGAACGGGTCCCCCCCCCGATATCGACGAAGTTGTTGTGACGTTGTGCTTTGAGTTCGTAGATTCCGCTGATCCAAGTGGAATTGACGGACCAGTCCCGGACTGGCTCGCGTCATTTGGTTTTTCACTCGCGGGCTCAAAGTTTGAGATGACGTCGAGAGCGAGCTTGGAGTAA
- a CDS encoding sulfatase-like hydrolase/transferase, translating to MMRLRISIGLLALIPIMFGAISAEQAIVQSSTVQKSADSSLVLAQGPVAQPQTQEDDRPTFFDGIRGIIGDSPAFDDNDATESLVESLNRAEKAYKEIRRSNREAIRGMNRQVRVGTARQSPHIVVITVPQLRFDQLTSMNRLSGIRNSGMTFTNYYAPADNLTSSRWSYLTGNLAAKSPAEGRLNRKESLAESLWQAGYETTLIGTWASNQHPVELGYDHWTGFPSSSGVVARYPEFFFTQTTRAKIMSDSDSKQATSHQLITDEVTSFLKRHQRSSRQFYLHVGIPFLQGVKSKENIQEVDKAIGQIVDSLNTLGLAGRVCLIVTGETSHQIAADVDKNLPVVDEKLAYSKSGTNEGNLRTPLIVFWAGKAKRGSISDFPCTGVDLLPTLMNVAAARKTPQGIDGISLISEIQGGEQDIERLLYWKMKDGGQVARRGRWKVILKGGEKQLELYDLKNDPSESTNVAKKHPDIVDSFIVDSKPQQPVDSQTL from the coding sequence ATGATGCGACTTCGGATTTCAATCGGACTACTCGCGTTGATTCCAATCATGTTTGGAGCGATCTCTGCCGAGCAAGCAATTGTGCAATCCTCGACAGTTCAGAAGTCAGCAGATTCCAGCTTGGTGCTTGCGCAGGGCCCAGTCGCACAACCGCAAACCCAGGAAGATGATCGTCCTACATTTTTTGACGGAATTCGAGGGATCATTGGTGACTCACCAGCTTTCGACGATAATGACGCAACCGAGAGTCTGGTTGAGAGTTTGAACCGTGCTGAGAAAGCCTACAAAGAAATCCGACGAAGTAATCGCGAAGCGATTCGCGGCATGAATCGACAAGTTCGCGTCGGGACTGCCAGGCAAAGTCCGCACATCGTCGTGATCACCGTCCCGCAACTTCGGTTTGACCAGCTAACTTCAATGAATCGTCTCTCTGGAATACGCAACAGTGGGATGACCTTCACGAATTATTACGCGCCTGCAGACAACCTCACTTCATCACGATGGAGTTATCTTACCGGGAATCTCGCCGCCAAGTCTCCCGCTGAAGGTCGATTGAATCGAAAAGAATCACTCGCTGAATCACTCTGGCAGGCAGGCTACGAAACAACCCTGATCGGAACCTGGGCCAGCAATCAACATCCTGTCGAACTCGGTTACGATCACTGGACAGGGTTTCCTTCGAGTTCTGGAGTTGTGGCTCGTTATCCTGAGTTCTTCTTCACCCAAACGACTCGTGCAAAAATCATGAGTGACAGTGACTCGAAGCAGGCAACATCTCATCAGCTGATCACCGACGAAGTCACGAGTTTCCTGAAGCGTCATCAACGAAGTTCTCGACAGTTTTATCTACATGTCGGAATTCCATTTTTACAGGGCGTGAAATCTAAAGAGAACATTCAGGAAGTCGACAAAGCGATCGGACAGATTGTTGATTCACTCAACACTCTCGGACTGGCTGGCAGGGTCTGTTTAATAGTTACTGGAGAGACCAGCCATCAGATCGCAGCAGATGTTGACAAGAATCTTCCTGTCGTTGATGAGAAACTGGCTTATTCAAAGTCTGGAACCAATGAGGGAAATCTGCGAACTCCGTTGATTGTCTTCTGGGCTGGTAAGGCAAAGCGTGGCAGCATCAGCGACTTTCCTTGTACCGGAGTCGACCTGCTTCCGACCTTGATGAATGTTGCTGCCGCAAGAAAGACTCCTCAAGGGATCGATGGAATCTCGCTGATTTCAGAAATCCAGGGAGGAGAACAAGACATTGAAAGGCTCCTTTACTGGAAAATGAAAGACGGCGGACAGGTCGCACGTCGTGGTCGCTGGAAGGTCATTCTCAAAGGGGGAGAGAAACAACTTGAACTCTATGACTTGAAAAACGATCCCTCTGAATCAACGAATGTTGCGAAGAAGCATCCTGATATCGTCGACAGCTTTATCGTAGATTCGAAGCCACAGCAACCGGTGGATTCGCAGACCCTGTAG
- a CDS encoding ABC transporter ATP-binding protein: MDDNSSNETQSRLVEVKNLTKTYHRSKVETPVLRNISCEIDKGEFVFIVGPSGSGKSTLLYLLGGLDQPTSGQILIENKPLSTLSATGLDSLRREDIGFIFQSFNLLKTLNCLDNVLAPFIPTGQAGTKRAEAIALLERVGLGERIHHRPNELSGGEQQRVAIARAILKKPKLILADEPTGELDTETGHEVFEILRELNKDLKTTIVTVTHDHRYIYEGDRILKMQDGKFLNSNSSQH, translated from the coding sequence GTGGATGATAACTCCTCAAACGAAACTCAATCCAGACTGGTTGAGGTGAAAAACCTCACCAAGACCTATCATCGTTCCAAAGTCGAAACGCCCGTGCTGCGCAATATCAGTTGTGAAATTGATAAGGGAGAGTTTGTTTTTATTGTGGGGCCATCAGGGAGCGGGAAAAGCACGTTGCTGTATCTTCTGGGAGGGCTGGACCAACCGACATCGGGGCAAATACTGATAGAAAACAAGCCGCTGTCGACACTCTCCGCTACGGGATTGGACTCGTTACGCCGCGAAGATATTGGGTTCATCTTCCAGAGTTTCAATTTGCTCAAAACGCTGAACTGTCTCGACAATGTTCTGGCGCCATTTATCCCGACCGGTCAAGCGGGAACAAAACGAGCCGAAGCAATCGCATTGTTAGAGAGAGTGGGGTTGGGAGAGAGGATTCATCATCGTCCGAATGAACTCTCAGGAGGAGAACAACAGCGAGTTGCTATCGCACGCGCGATCTTAAAGAAGCCAAAATTGATTCTCGCTGATGAACCGACAGGAGAACTTGATACCGAGACCGGTCATGAAGTGTTCGAAATTCTTCGCGAACTGAACAAAGATCTCAAGACAACAATTGTGACTGTCACCCACGACCATCGGTATATCTATGAGGGAGACCGTATCCTCAAGATGCAGGATGGGAAATTTCTTAATTCCAATAGCTCTCAGCACTGA